The genome window GGATGTGTGAGTATGAAGTGAATGATGAAAGGACAAGTACTGGGAAAATAAATAATGTGCTTTCTTTACTATGACAAATATATATGGGTGAAGATGAAAATTCTGATAGTCAAATATGGAGGAACAGAACAGCATGCTCTGTAAAGGCAGACTTAAAACTGCATGATCTGTGCTTTCTTACTAGAAAATAAAGGTGTAGCACTGCTACTCAATATAATAGTTCAAACAGGTAACATTGCTTAGCCTTGCTCATAGCAATGCCACTTTTGAGAGATCTAAATGATTAACTTTTCACACTAAATATTAAATAATCTTAGTTTAATTAAATAGAACAATAAAAACTAATTATCTCTTTATTGAAAGATACCTTTTCCATCTGCCTTGCATGTCTGTAGTTGTAGAATACTGAGTTTTATGCATGTAACTAATATGTAAAAACCACTACTGACATCAGAAAACTGTAGTTGTTAAAAAGAGTAACTGACAGATGCAATATAAATGAGAGTGTACTAGAAACTGTAAGTACAATCAATCCCTAACAGAAACTTTGGTTATATTTCAAGTCAATATTTGGTTTAATGCACACAACACCTTTCAtataatagttattttaaaaggtAGGGAAAGGAGTGAGAAGGATGTTTTTGAACCTGAAATAAATTTTCTAGGTAACCTGAATCTGGAAGAATaacttgttcatctttgcctTTGTCTTTCCTACTGCATAATCCTGCAACTGTTACAGCTCAGGCCTCCAACAGTGATTGGCCAATTCCATACCCTTTTCTTTGGCTCAGTTCGAATGTTTTTCCTTGGAGTTTTGGGCTTTGCAGTTTATGGAAATGAGGCCTTGCACTTCAGCTGTGAGCCAGACAAGAGGGAAGTTAATCTCTTCTGTTACAACCAGTTCAGACCCATAACTCCACAGgtaaattttctttttaattgaaaCAACcaattatttagaaaaaaattatcatCAATATTATTTAGATAAATGGTTCAGAAAGTAAATTGATTTTCCCATTTCACACAAAGAGTAGTAATTAAATAGAATATGGTGGTACTTCAGCCAGTGTTTTTCAACTGGTTGGTGGGCTAGGGCTGgtccctgaggctacgtctacactgcaatgctattttgggatactggaggaatctcaaaatagctattctgcatcttttaagtgcgcctgttatttcaaaatataacaggctcactattccgatatccctgtaaacctcattccacaaggagtaagggatgttttggaaaagcagtttatttctaaataagtgctgagcagacagtgccaaattttgaaataagctattaaaaattgacttgaaataagctatacaatatgcgtagctcaaattacatTGCTTGTTTTGAGCtgtgggtgcagtgtagacgcaccctgagattTCCCTGACACAGGTTAGAAAGGTAAAAAAAACGGTCCCTGCTATCAGAAAGATTGAGAAATACTAGTTTATACATCAGTGTAACATAATCTTCTCTAATAAACTTCCATTTATGAAAAAGTAAGGGACTAATCGTTTAACATTTATTCACATGATCCATCCTACTCTTGCAAGTAGTCAAACTGATTTCAACTCAGGAGACTAAAGGTTGCAGATCAACACATAAATGCACTATAATTAACGTTCTCTAACGTGGAAATATTTGTGGACAATAAAGGCCATATTCTGTTTTACTCCTTCATCTTTCAAGTCATCCTTGTTCACCTTGCGCTGTGACAAACAAGAAAGTTGGCCTAGTAGACAGGGATATTGGCTTGGTACTCAGAAGGCCTCTGTTCAATTCCTAGTTCAGCTACAGACTTTCTGTGAGGGAAATTGTAGCAAGTCCCCTAAACTGTCTTAGTGCCTCCACCTGTAAAAGAAAATAGAGATAATATTTAACTTACTCATTAAATGTAATTTATGAGGATAAAATCCATCAGTGAATGTGAGGCATTCAGGCTGAGATCTTACATCCAGCGTTACACTGAACTCAGTGGAATTTAGAATCTCTAGCACCTTTAAACGTTCGGGCTTCTTACTTTGGTCATGTAAGTGCCTGTAGCTAGACAAATAAGGAATATTCATGTGAATTAGGGTAATACAGGACCAGGATTTATTGACTGCAACCTACTTTATTCATACCGGTCTTCAATTTAAAGAACGTTTACatgtaaatgaaatgtaaaatagCAAGAAGTAGTACTGGTGATTATTCTTATATTAAATGaccttttaattgtttttaatgtATACCATACACATAAAACTTCTCACAAGAAATTTGGGTGTGAACCTGTTTTAGCAGGCACAGTGCAGTTGTATGTGATCTGACAGCGAAGTTTCTGCTCCACTATAGGTATTCTGGGCATTACAGCTAGTGACAGTTCTGATACCTGGAGCAGTGTTTCATCTTTATGCTGCATGTAGAAACATCGAACAGGAAGATATTCTCCAAAAGCCCACCTATACTGTTTTTTATATCCTCTCTGTTCTGTTAAGGATTGTCCTTGAAGTTGTGGCTTTTTGGCTTCAGAGTCATCTCTTTGGCTTTCAAGTGAATCCACTCTACCGGTGTGATGCAGGAGCCCTCGACAAAAAGTTTAATATCACCAGATGCATGGTGCCAGAACATTTCGAAAAGACAATTTTCCTCATTGCTATGTATACTTTCACTGTGATTACAGTAATTTTGTGTGTTGCTGAGATTTTTGAGATACTATGTAGGAGGCTCGGTTTTTTAAATAACCAGTGACACTGTTGTCATATTGAACTACTATTTATGTGTCATCTGTTTTCACTGTTGTgtgtggtggattttttttttatgtacaATAGGTATCTCAGTTTGAAACAAGACCACTTCTTGTTCACCTCTACAGTTTTGTACAGGAACTTCCCTTCCATAAGCTTTTTGAATATTACTGTTGTCAAATACATAAGTAAGGGTCAGCTCCAAAAGGCATTACTTATATAGAATAATCCTTACttacatagtgatagaaatgtagccgtgttagtctggggtagctgaagcaaaatgcaggacaatgtagcactttaaagactaacaagatggtttattagatgatgagctttcgtgggccaaacccacttcctcagatcaaatagtggaagaaaatagtcacaacaatatacaccaaaggatacaattaaaaaaaatgaacacatatgaaaaggacaaatcacatttcagaacaggagggggatgcagggaggggggaaggaaggaaggtaagtgtctgtgaattgatgatattagaggtggggagagtgggatgtctgtgagctaatggtattagaggtgataattggggaagctatcttggtaatgggtaagatagcagatgtacattggacaaacatctcagacacttcggcaaaggattaatgcccacaaaacagatatcagacaagatcacaaagaaaaaacagtttcttgccattttaaccagaaaggacactctctcaatgacttaaccacctgcattctgctacaaagaccttttacatctgcacttgaaagggaatcctctgaactgtcattcatgttaaaattcgacactctccgagaaggaatgaataaatactcaaactatcttacccattaccaagatagcttccccaattatcacctctaataccattagctcacagacatcccactctccccacctctaatatcatcaattcacagacacttaccttccttcctcccttcccccccccccctgcatccgcctcctgttctgaaatgtgatttgtccttttcataggtgttcatttttttaattgtatcctttggtatatatggttgtgactattttcttccactatttgatctgaggaagtgggtctggcccacgaaagctcatcatctaataaaccatcttgttagtctttaaagtcctacattgtcctgcattttgcttcaccttaCTTACATGTGAGTGATTGCCACTTCAATGCCATTTAAAGCAATGTGGTGGTTAGGGCAGGGGGTGAAGTTTATTTTACTTACCTCTTGTTGGAACTTGCTACTTAACTGCATACATGTGTTTGGAAGAAGTTTATAAGTAAATTGAGTGATTATTAATCtgcaggggaaagccattccaAATTATTTAAATGAGCTCATGATTAACCTCTGGTTCAGTGAATTTTAATGCTCATGAAGTAAGATGTAATGCTTAGGCCTGATATGGTACAAGCAAATGCTCTAAATGTTCACACGTAGCTCTAGTGTTGCAACTTGATTCCTGAACAACAATATTCCTGGTCTTCACTAAGACTCCTGGTTAGTCCTATGATTTTATTATAAACCGATGTTCAAACCTACTATGCAACAGCCAAATCTATTTTATTTGTACCCAATGATAGATGTAAATTCCACTTTTAAAACAAATGCTAGCTTGTGCTTCCTTGAATCCTCCAGTCTGCTCTCCTTTATATGTAAGATAAAACTTAgcccctcttcctcttctttgtAATGAGTCAGAGCTTATATTTATGGTTCATAATTACTTATGAAGTAAAAGAGTATGGATCCCAAACTTGCCTCAGATTGTAGCATTTAACAATTCATACATATTCATTATATTGTGTGGCAAAGAATAGGCTATTTGAGTtaacttttgaaaaagaaaattcaaAAGAGCTGTCAAGATGACACTACTGCTTTTGAGGCCCGTTGTGCATTGATTTCAACAAGAGTTTTGCCTTAGAATGGCCTGAAGGACTGGGCCttgtaaatgtatttatttatttatccataCTGTTCCTGCTCCCCATTGCACAATATATTActgttaaataaaaataatcataaaaTTTCCATGCATTAAAAATATTCCCTGAATTAATATCTTAGACTTTTAGAGAAAATATACCATATGTTCTCTTACACTCCAGTTTCCATCTTGTAATTAATGGAAAGTTTAACGTGAAAATTAATTTTGTTCTTTGGAGACTGCATGGAAAGAAAGGAGgcgttttccttttaaaatgttttcagttaGGGCAcgtgtacacagcagggctaaagccaaaataagctacgcaacttgagctacatcaattgggtagcttaagttgaaatagcttattttggcttttggcacggtctacaTAGCAAGAAGTCCAAaaaagagccctcttcctccgacttcccatactccttgtaaaatgagggttacaggagtcagaggaagaagtcctccagctcaacattattttgacaatatgtcaaaataattgcttgtaatGTAGATCCGggttatgttatttcagaataaaatcagttattctgaaataacactgctgtgtagacataccttctggctacgtctacactggcatgaatttccgaaaatgcttttaatggaaaagttttcagttaaaagcatttttggaaaagcgcgtctagattggaaggatgcttttctgcaaaagcactttttgcggaaaagcgtccgtggccaatctagacgcgattttccgcaaaaaagccctaatcgcctttttcacgatcggggcttttttgtggaaaacagtactatgctgtctacactggtccttttgtgcaaaagtccttcggaaaaagacttttgcccgaacgggagcagcatagtttttccggaaaagcactgatgattttacatgagatcgtcagtgcttttccagaaattcaagaggccagtgtagacagctggcaagtttttccgcaaaagcagatgattttgcggaaaaacatgccagtctagacacagcctctgagtgcTAATAATCgcctttttttctttgttggaGGTTTTTTGCCACTGAGTTCTGATTTATAAAAGGAAAGCTATCTTATTTCAGTGTGTGCCCGCTTTTGATAACTTCTCAAGAAAACAAGAGACTTTCTGACACATTCTCTTGAATTAAACTGCCCTTAAGTTCTGGTCCAGtacccactgaagccaatgggagacaTCAGTTGGCACTGGGTGAGGCTCATAGGATAGAGAGTAAGCTGAGGGGGGAAAGCTTAAGTTATTTATGAAATTTAATTAATctaaggccatgtttacactacgTGAAAGATTGACGCTGCCACAGTTgatctggggttcgatttagcgggtttAGTAAAGAACCATTAAATATAACTCAGGGGGTGCCCTTGTCAGTGCCGGcattcctgctcctcacaaggagcaagggaagccaaagggagtGTTTGCTCTCATTGGCCTCCTGCTTTGTGGACAGCATGGAaacgtgatttaagatacatcagtCCCAGCTacttaattaacatagctggagttgcacatcttaagtcgaccttccactctagtatagaccaggcccaaAAGTTAACAAATAAGAGCAGAGAAAAAGTTGCTGTAAAACATACAGTCTTAAGGATCTTTCAAAGTTAATGTACCTTTGAAAATTCTGGAGAATCATAGTACATTTTTTATGCTGAGGCCAAATCCTGTTCATTTCATTCATGTTTGTCCCAACAGGTCCAGTTTTGCAGATCTTGTTGTAATTGTGATCCATACAGGTAGTCCTGTTGACTTTAAGTCAACTACATGGTCACTGTTGGGATTCACTTCCATCCAAACTATGTACAGGTTACCTAGTTCTTTATTTTTATAAGATGGATAATAATGAGATCCTAAATTATAACCTTTTTTTGTATTGCAGATAAATCTTGTGACTCTTCCCATGGAAACAAATgatatttttcttgttttgatATTATAAACGAATGTGATATGTTTTATCAGATATATTTAACTAATTATttatttgatattttgaaataatacaagGGACTGCCCTTCTTTGTTGCTTGCATAATATAATATGTACTTTGGTCAGTATATACATACATACTTTGTTGTATATATCAAATATCCATCCAGCTGTTTTACATATATACAGGATATGTTCTCAAATTTGTAATCTCAGGTACAATACACCTTTTTAtgtataaaaatacaaaatgtgtGTGACTCTATTGACAACCCAATTCAACTGCATACACAAAATATGAATCAGTCATTAAAATTTGCCAGTGTTTTCCCCTAGTATATTTCTGTTTAAGTGATGaaattcaaattattttaaaatagaccaGCTAACCTCATGTTAATTACAAATAATACTTCCTACATTTTATATAGTACTTTTCATCAAtaaatctcaaagtgctttgaaaaGAAGAGCTgatcactatggctatgtctagactgcaggcttctttcgaaagaggctctttcgaaagcatctttcgaaagagcctctttcgaaagatcgcgtctagactgcaggcggatctttcgaacgagcaatccgctttttcgaaagagagcacccagcgagtctggatgctctctttcgaggaagccctatttacattgaagaacgccttctttcaaaagaggaactttcaaaagaaggcgttcttcctcgtgaaacgaggtttaccgccatcgaaagaaaagccgcgttctttcgaaattatttcgaaagaacgcggcttgagtctggacgcaggggaagttttttcgggaaaaggctacttttcccgaaaaaacccctgagtctggacacagcctatgggtatgtctacacagcgaagttattttgaaataacagccgttatttcaaaataaatttcctAGCAtatacacaagccaactgctatttcgaaattaattcaaaatagtggaaggcttatttcaaaattggtaaacctcattccacgaggaatagcaccaatttcaaaattgctacttcgaaataagcgctgtgtagacacttatttcgaaatagggggcctccaccgcttcccaggatgccctgctggTTGCCCTGGCAACaaggtacagtagacttccgataatccggcacccttgggacccaggtggtgccggattatcagaaatgccagactatcaggaggtactctggcaggggcgggtctcgtcggaggggaagcgtgggagggggcgggggtgtgccaaaccctccctcctgctgcagggaggcagagcctgcgagcGGCGGAAGAGGAGAGGcagtgacaggcaggcagccacATTCAGgatgttctggtcagttacagtcactccggctggatccacagccgacacgcagttaatgtaattttcctctctactgccgggggggggggggggccaggggaaggtaggggtcggtgggagagggggagggggaggaggagggggcgaggatgtgccaaagcagccgcattcaggacgttctggtcagttacagtcactccagctggatccacagccaatacgcagttaatgtaactttcctctctactgccgggaggagggggggggcaggggaaggtaggggtcggtggggtgggggtgtgcggATATATACACTGCTGATATATATACAGTCTGTTAATTATTCACTTAAACACtaaaaaatgcaaattttaacAAACCCCTGAAACTTAAATCTGTAACTTTATTTTGCCATGCTGCACAATTACTCATCATCCGATGAAACCAGTTCTGCTTCATCCCTGTTATCATCCCCCTCTTCAATATCCTCCTCTGCTTCTATGGGAGTGTCAACAACAGTAggctctggtggtggtggtggtgaagaaaAAGGCTGAACTGTCTTCTGTGCCC of Pelodiscus sinensis isolate JC-2024 chromosome 3, ASM4963464v1, whole genome shotgun sequence contains these proteins:
- the GJE1 gene encoding gap junction epsilon-1 protein → MGRPNNTTPGLRLLRPPTVIGQFHTLFFGSVRMFFLGVLGFAVYGNEALHFSCEPDKREVNLFCYNQFRPITPQVFWALQLVTVLIPGAVFHLYAACRNIEQEDILQKPTYTVFYILSVLLRIVLEVVAFWLQSHLFGFQVNPLYRCDAGALDKKFNITRCMVPEHFEKTIFLIAMYTFTVITVILCVAEIFEILCRRLGFLNNQ